From Spartinivicinus ruber, the proteins below share one genomic window:
- a CDS encoding MerR family transcriptional regulator, whose amino-acid sequence MYTIGQVSKQFNLSRSTLLYYDKIGLLKPSARSQANYRLYTDNDVQKMELINTYRQTGLSLEKIAQLIESDSNKSNTILEQRLLQLNKEINHLRKQQQIIVQLIEQQSLQTKTRAINKEQWVQLLRATGLTEEDMSRWHIEFEKAMPEGHQDFLECLGIDEAEIKAIRAWSRQGTRAC is encoded by the coding sequence ATGTACACCATTGGTCAAGTTAGCAAACAGTTTAATTTATCCAGAAGTACTTTGTTGTATTACGATAAAATTGGTCTATTGAAACCCTCTGCACGCAGCCAGGCTAATTACCGTTTGTATACTGACAATGATGTCCAAAAAATGGAGTTAATAAATACCTACCGCCAAACAGGGTTATCCTTAGAAAAAATTGCTCAGTTAATAGAAAGCGATTCAAATAAAAGCAACACTATTTTGGAACAACGATTATTGCAGCTTAATAAAGAAATCAATCATCTTCGTAAACAACAGCAAATCATAGTCCAGTTAATTGAACAACAATCTTTGCAAACTAAAACTCGTGCTATTAATAAAGAGCAATGGGTTCAGCTATTACGGGCAACTGGATTAACTGAAGAGGATATGAGCCGCTGGCACATTGAGTTTGAAAAGGCTATGCCAGAAGGTCATCAGGACTTTCTAGAATGCTTAGGCATAGATGAGGCTGAAATTAAAGCTATTCGTGCCTGGTCAAGGCAAGGTACTAGGGCCTGTTAA
- a CDS encoding retron St85 family RNA-directed DNA polymerase: MKQQSKINQLWNAIEKAGSMNAYIDGQLREHGFLVKRRDTDNMSKRELDRYKKELKAEAAEKKRLKQVAWQAYKANHIVHLGDGIYWNDHDDFDRWDLNNAEERAAENELPPLDKPQQLAHALGITIPQLRWLAFHRDAATELHYRRFTIPKKDGSDRAIWAPKTLLKQAQYWINDNITRKLIVHGAAHGFIPGRSILSNAEVHTNSKIILKMDLENFFPTITLKRVKGLFRKAGYREQIATLLALLVTEAPREVVEDQNKTYFVSMGPRCLPQGAPTSPMITNALCLKLDRRLTGIAEKYGWRYSRYADDLTFSLPDGKDKQPNLGKLMHVIKQIVKDEGFIIHPEKTRITRKGGRQKITGLVVNGQGTPRVPQKTKRELRAAIHNLKNGKPLREGETLAHLEGLAAFICMTEPALGHKMLNQLKAVANTL; this comes from the coding sequence ATGAAACAACAAAGTAAAATTAATCAACTATGGAATGCTATCGAAAAAGCCGGCAGTATGAATGCCTATATCGATGGCCAATTACGCGAACACGGGTTTTTAGTAAAGCGCCGTGATACCGATAATATGTCTAAACGAGAATTAGACCGGTATAAAAAAGAATTAAAAGCTGAAGCTGCTGAGAAAAAACGCTTAAAACAAGTTGCTTGGCAAGCCTATAAAGCCAACCACATTGTTCATTTAGGTGACGGCATTTATTGGAATGACCATGATGATTTTGATCGTTGGGATTTAAATAATGCCGAAGAACGTGCCGCTGAAAACGAACTACCACCCTTAGATAAACCACAACAGTTAGCCCACGCATTAGGCATTACTATTCCTCAATTACGCTGGCTAGCTTTCCATCGGGATGCAGCAACTGAGTTACATTATCGGCGTTTTACCATTCCGAAAAAAGACGGCAGTGACAGAGCTATTTGGGCACCAAAAACACTGTTAAAACAGGCGCAATATTGGATTAATGACAATATTACCCGCAAATTAATTGTACATGGTGCTGCCCATGGTTTTATTCCAGGTCGTTCTATTTTAAGTAATGCCGAAGTTCATACCAACTCCAAAATCATCCTGAAAATGGACCTGGAGAATTTCTTCCCTACTATTACCTTAAAACGGGTGAAAGGCTTATTTAGAAAAGCAGGTTATCGAGAGCAAATAGCCACTTTATTAGCTTTGTTAGTCACTGAAGCCCCGAGGGAAGTTGTTGAGGATCAAAACAAAACCTACTTTGTTTCCATGGGGCCACGCTGTTTACCTCAAGGTGCTCCTACCAGCCCAATGATTACCAATGCGCTATGTTTAAAGCTAGACCGACGGCTAACAGGCATAGCTGAAAAATACGGCTGGCGTTATAGCCGCTATGCAGATGATTTAACCTTCAGCCTGCCAGATGGCAAGGACAAACAGCCAAATTTAGGTAAGCTAATGCATGTAATAAAGCAAATTGTCAAAGATGAAGGTTTTATTATTCACCCGGAAAAAACTCGAATCACTCGTAAAGGCGGCAGACAAAAAATCACTGGCCTGGTTGTGAATGGTCAAGGAACACCCCGTGTACCACAAAAAACTAAACGGGAATTAAGGGCTGCTATCCATAACTTAAAAAATGGCAAACCGCTAAGAGAAGGTGAAACATTGGCCCATCTTGAAGGGTTGGCTGCATTTATTTGCATGACTGAGCCAGCGTTAGGCCATAAAATGCTGAATCAATTGAAAGCAGTTGCTAATACTTTGTAA
- a CDS encoding intradiol ring-cleavage dioxygenase, whose product MNRREMIKGVGVGSFSLIASSAIGQSLYKDYNTPSKLLTPHCSLTPEQIEGPFYIDTGLIRHDITENKVGAPLILMFSVVDAETCQPIKDAVVDLWQADALGYYSGFDKQGPNQDKDFSGETFLRGTQITNNHGQCIFQTIYPGHYTGRATHLHLKIIFNNKSLITTQLYFPDDISDQVHQTSPYNENLAERTRNEDDWIMVDGLMLTINPHQQFYGFEANYVLGVNKT is encoded by the coding sequence ATGAACCGCAGGGAAATGATTAAAGGTGTTGGTGTTGGCTCGTTTTCTTTAATAGCAAGCAGCGCAATAGGTCAGTCGCTTTATAAGGACTATAATACCCCATCAAAACTGCTTACTCCTCATTGCAGCCTGACACCAGAACAAATTGAAGGCCCATTTTATATTGACACGGGCCTGATTCGTCATGACATTACAGAAAACAAAGTGGGTGCACCATTAATACTCATGTTTTCTGTTGTAGATGCAGAAACTTGTCAACCAATCAAAGATGCTGTCGTTGATTTATGGCAGGCAGATGCACTAGGGTACTATTCAGGGTTTGATAAACAAGGCCCTAATCAAGACAAAGATTTTTCTGGAGAAACTTTTTTGCGTGGTACCCAAATAACCAATAACCATGGCCAATGTATTTTTCAAACAATTTATCCAGGCCATTACACTGGACGAGCGACCCACCTTCATTTAAAAATAATATTCAATAACAAATCTCTCATTACCACTCAGTTATATTTCCCCGATGATATCTCCGACCAGGTCCATCAAACCAGTCCTTATAATGAAAACCTTGCAGAGCGCACGCGCAATGAAGATGATTGGATTATGGTAGATGGCTTAATGCTAACAATAAATCCACATCAACAGTTTTATGGTTTTGAAGCAAACTATGTGTTGGGTGTGAATAAAACATAA
- a CDS encoding SWIM zinc finger family protein, producing MSNENKTEEAVSSPSHTEIAIEYAGQSQTTAKDSGVELSLFGNIKRDPVSLAGKVKQPMAFREALSTLYAIVGSDYRYKPKDRTAYQAYRRMRNESANKNAWQAQQDYFNWLLRNDPQAFLILDPVISVQPDQLILEVFSKDEGTYANLAIDLSAFELESKPSCGTTNIDFSDALNESIQQFRSYRDTTLRIGQETVAVDVEGKDSTLEKQIKVPDSWLRGFLQVQSAAMLPSDSFTLAPMDIYNCLRHLRMNADVKGKRRGLRVELVPGEAPRLLLEPWETVIESGAGIYQGKQAKVVRLWGRRRLMLLKRLLPFIDSVDVHIAGSGLPCFWVLRCGPMTLTLGLTGFTANDWSQACTFDLLLPRKSEADKSDQTNQALEQVIKYLTQHWFASLNDLAKATQLKKPELIAALQLGCQHGQLMYDIAQQVYRLRPLTNTLLDRPRLEFRNQRERVAHDLLARKNTVTISSENRIYGTGTEVTGKVEVKEDKRDYRPLFLISEEGFVSKAECSCSLFRKQGLKAGPCEHLIALRLAFAKREIQRKNSSKSRSTITVETRTYSRRDKQGEHLYQISLDHKRVNCRWGRTGTNLRLQRFQFNSVEMARNDYLAKVEKLISKGYLDASAD from the coding sequence ATGAGCAATGAAAACAAAACAGAGGAAGCGGTAAGCTCTCCTTCTCATACCGAGATCGCTATCGAATATGCAGGGCAAAGCCAAACGACAGCTAAAGATTCTGGGGTAGAACTCAGCCTGTTTGGCAATATTAAGCGAGACCCAGTAAGTTTGGCAGGCAAGGTCAAACAACCCATGGCTTTTCGCGAGGCACTTTCAACCTTGTATGCCATTGTTGGGAGTGATTATCGCTATAAACCGAAAGATCGCACCGCTTACCAAGCTTATCGGCGGATGCGTAATGAATCGGCGAATAAAAATGCCTGGCAAGCCCAACAAGATTACTTTAACTGGCTACTGAGAAATGATCCGCAAGCGTTCTTGATTTTAGACCCAGTAATCAGCGTGCAGCCGGATCAGCTGATATTGGAAGTGTTTTCTAAAGATGAAGGGACTTACGCTAACCTGGCTATCGATCTATCTGCATTTGAGTTAGAAAGTAAACCCTCTTGTGGTACCACCAATATTGACTTTAGTGATGCACTAAATGAAAGCATTCAGCAATTCCGTAGCTACCGCGACACCACCTTACGGATTGGCCAAGAAACCGTAGCTGTCGATGTTGAAGGGAAAGACAGTACTTTAGAAAAGCAAATCAAGGTACCTGACTCTTGGCTACGGGGCTTTCTGCAAGTGCAATCCGCCGCCATGTTACCCAGTGATAGCTTTACCCTAGCACCAATGGATATTTACAACTGCTTGCGCCACTTACGAATGAATGCCGATGTTAAAGGGAAACGTCGTGGCTTGCGGGTTGAACTAGTGCCAGGAGAAGCTCCCCGGTTATTGCTAGAACCCTGGGAAACAGTGATTGAGTCGGGTGCTGGTATTTACCAAGGCAAACAGGCTAAAGTGGTCAGGCTCTGGGGCCGTCGTCGTTTGATGCTGTTAAAGCGGCTCTTACCATTTATTGATTCAGTAGATGTACATATTGCCGGAAGTGGCCTGCCCTGCTTTTGGGTATTACGTTGTGGGCCAATGACATTAACTTTAGGTCTAACCGGATTTACCGCCAATGATTGGTCGCAAGCATGTACCTTTGATTTACTATTACCCAGAAAATCAGAGGCTGACAAAAGCGATCAGACCAATCAGGCACTGGAACAGGTCATTAAATACCTGACTCAACACTGGTTTGCCAGTTTGAATGATCTAGCTAAAGCAACCCAATTAAAAAAACCTGAATTGATTGCTGCATTACAGCTTGGCTGCCAACATGGACAGTTGATGTATGATATTGCCCAACAGGTTTACCGCCTTCGGCCATTGACCAATACTCTGTTAGATCGACCACGACTGGAGTTTCGTAACCAACGGGAACGAGTTGCCCATGACTTATTAGCGCGAAAAAATACGGTTACAATCAGCAGCGAAAACCGTATTTATGGCACAGGGACAGAAGTAACCGGCAAGGTAGAAGTAAAAGAAGATAAACGGGACTATCGACCACTGTTTTTAATTTCTGAAGAAGGTTTTGTCTCAAAAGCCGAATGCAGTTGTAGCCTTTTTCGTAAACAAGGCTTAAAAGCAGGCCCTTGTGAACATTTAATTGCCTTACGATTAGCTTTTGCCAAACGGGAAATTCAGCGTAAAAACAGCAGCAAATCCCGTTCAACCATTACTGTAGAAACCCGTACTTATAGTCGCCGAGATAAACAAGGGGAACATTTGTATCAAATATCCCTTGACCATAAACGGGTTAATTGCCGCTGGGGGCGAACAGGTACCAATTTGCGATTACAACGCTTTCAATTTAATTCCGTAGAAATGGCCCGAAACGACTATTTGGCGAAAGTCGAGAAGTTAATTAGTAAGGGCTATTTAGATGCATCAGCGGACTAA
- a CDS encoding TrmB family transcriptional regulator: MNIKQVLAELDLEAREVDVYCTLLALGTASIRDIAEKSGVNRGTTHEILKNLLKRGLVSFHPKGKRRHFCAESPTKLLELATDRQEKLRSATRHLVSDIIPDLNRLRPETSSPQVKYYEGDEGIEKVLKDILNTAEKAESRSYDVYSSKAIRKYLYRPFPNYTLQRVKRNIRVRAIAIGEGGEEAPLSERKWIDDGNNGGQASYVAIFPPKCAMISLQEGNYPTAVVIESAAISQALQLSFNTLWQLL; this comes from the coding sequence ATGAATATAAAACAGGTATTAGCAGAGTTAGATTTGGAGGCCAGAGAAGTTGACGTTTATTGTACTTTATTAGCGCTTGGCACTGCCTCTATTCGCGACATTGCTGAAAAATCAGGCGTAAATCGTGGTACAACCCATGAGATACTTAAAAATCTACTAAAGAGAGGATTGGTTAGTTTTCATCCCAAGGGAAAGCGACGCCACTTTTGTGCCGAATCACCCACTAAGTTATTGGAACTGGCAACCGATCGACAAGAAAAGCTACGCTCTGCAACACGGCATTTAGTAAGCGATATTATTCCTGACTTAAATCGACTCAGGCCAGAAACCAGCTCTCCTCAAGTCAAATACTATGAGGGAGATGAGGGAATTGAAAAAGTATTAAAAGACATTTTAAATACTGCAGAAAAAGCTGAATCGAGAAGTTATGATGTTTATTCATCTAAAGCTATTCGAAAATACCTGTATCGGCCTTTTCCCAATTATACATTACAACGGGTAAAACGTAATATTCGAGTCAGAGCCATTGCCATTGGTGAAGGCGGTGAAGAGGCACCGCTTTCAGAAAGAAAATGGATTGATGACGGCAATAATGGTGGACAAGCAAGTTATGTGGCCATTTTCCCACCTAAATGCGCTATGATTTCATTACAGGAAGGAAATTACCCTACTGCCGTTGTTATTGAATCAGCTGCAATTAGCCAAGCACTGCAGTTATCATTTAATACGCTATGGCAGTTATTGTAA
- the glmS gene encoding glutamine--fructose-6-phosphate transaminase (isomerizing), with translation MCGIFGYIGKDNAVTTVVQGLQRLEYRGYDSWGLAIPMQDRIEVYKTLDPLQSAEVSPIGFEGTLALGHTRWATHGAVNITNCHPHVATTKQFALVHNGIVENYQILKAQLISQGIKLISETDTEVIIHLLESELSLLKANRVINKDTLFSSNDYQIALSNVFKQIKGRNTLVLICAETELLIGIRNGSPLIAGVKPCNTTNDSYEALFLASDYYSFSQYTNTCLLVDDLQMISCEQNRVKLIDLKTSQEVSPTWQILENYQQEHVQEGFSHFMLKEINQQWETVSRAAAIKHNELAGLISAIGKATNIFITGAGAAFFIGEQIAGMLRKVAGVFVTPIPAYEAESYLASMEANDVLIAISQSGETADTLNFVEQAKQKGVLIASVVNMPGAMLSRLSDFVFFSYAGPEVCVLSTKSSTAQLTFGYLLAKTIINQYELAKTEIEQISQQLSLYFNDDNLQAIANLAQTMTGNNIYLLGNRHFISAGKIGALNIKEASYIHAEAFPAGELKHGVIALIEKGTPVICFMDETNASYMTAIASEVKARGGMIIGISHKPNEIFDYMIKLPVANNLASVISHIIPCQLLAYYLAIQRGYNPDKPRNLAKSVTVI, from the coding sequence ATGTGTGGTATATTCGGCTATATTGGCAAAGACAATGCTGTTACGACAGTTGTGCAGGGGTTACAACGTCTAGAGTATCGGGGTTATGACTCTTGGGGGCTAGCGATCCCCATGCAGGACAGGATAGAAGTCTATAAAACACTTGATCCACTGCAGTCAGCGGAGGTATCTCCTATTGGTTTTGAGGGGACTTTGGCTCTCGGCCACACGCGCTGGGCTACCCATGGAGCGGTTAATATCACCAATTGTCATCCCCATGTAGCAACAACAAAGCAGTTTGCCTTAGTGCATAATGGTATTGTTGAAAATTACCAGATACTAAAAGCCCAACTTATCTCACAAGGAATCAAGCTGATTAGTGAAACTGATACAGAAGTTATTATTCACTTGTTAGAAAGTGAGCTCAGTCTGTTGAAGGCAAACCGTGTAATAAATAAGGACACTTTATTTTCATCAAATGATTATCAAATCGCACTGAGTAATGTATTTAAACAAATAAAAGGGCGGAATACGTTAGTGTTGATTTGTGCAGAAACTGAACTGTTAATTGGAATTCGCAATGGTTCTCCATTAATTGCTGGCGTTAAACCTTGTAATACAACAAATGATAGCTATGAAGCACTTTTTCTTGCTTCAGATTATTATTCATTTTCTCAGTATACTAATACTTGTTTACTGGTTGATGATTTACAAATGATTAGTTGTGAACAAAATAGAGTGAAACTAATCGATTTAAAGACGAGTCAAGAAGTTTCCCCTACCTGGCAGATACTTGAAAATTATCAACAAGAACACGTTCAAGAAGGCTTCTCCCACTTTATGCTAAAGGAGATAAATCAACAGTGGGAAACAGTTTCAAGAGCTGCAGCAATAAAGCATAACGAATTAGCAGGACTCATCAGCGCTATTGGTAAAGCTACTAATATTTTTATCACTGGAGCAGGTGCAGCTTTTTTTATTGGCGAGCAAATTGCTGGCATGTTGCGAAAAGTCGCTGGTGTTTTTGTTACGCCAATACCGGCTTATGAAGCTGAAAGTTATTTAGCATCAATGGAAGCTAATGATGTGTTAATAGCAATCAGCCAAAGTGGAGAAACAGCAGATACACTAAATTTTGTCGAGCAGGCAAAACAAAAAGGCGTATTGATTGCTAGTGTGGTTAATATGCCTGGCGCTATGCTCTCTAGGCTTTCTGATTTTGTGTTTTTTAGCTATGCAGGCCCTGAAGTCTGTGTGCTATCAACCAAAAGCAGTACTGCGCAATTAACCTTTGGTTATTTGCTCGCTAAAACGATTATTAATCAATATGAGCTTGCTAAAACTGAAATTGAGCAGATATCTCAGCAGTTAAGCCTCTATTTTAATGATGATAATCTACAAGCCATTGCAAATTTGGCCCAGACTATGACTGGCAATAATATTTATTTATTAGGTAATCGACACTTTATTAGTGCAGGTAAAATTGGTGCACTTAATATTAAAGAAGCTAGCTATATTCATGCTGAAGCCTTTCCAGCCGGCGAACTTAAACATGGTGTCATTGCTTTAATTGAAAAAGGTACTCCAGTTATTTGTTTTATGGATGAAACCAATGCTAGCTATATGACAGCTATCGCCTCAGAAGTCAAAGCCCGTGGTGGTATGATCATCGGTATCAGTCATAAACCCAATGAAATATTTGACTATATGATTAAATTACCTGTAGCGAATAATCTAGCTAGTGTGATTAGTCATATTATCCCCTGCCAACTGTTAGCTTATTATCTTGCGATCCAAAGAGGGTATAATCCAGATAAACCAAGAAATTTAGCGAAAAGTGTAACGGTGATTTAA
- the nudE gene encoding ADP compounds hydrolase NudE translates to MKTKPTILKQQIVAESRLFRIEQMALRFSNGVERVYERLAPRGTGHQAVMVVPITKNNEAILIQEYAAGSNQYEWSLPKGLVEPGEDVLVGANRELQEEAGLAARQLQVLTEFSLSPNYMSHKMKVILAQDLYPSRLPGDEPEQLDTCRLPLGNLYEWTTRADFTEARAIAALFYVKEFLTK, encoded by the coding sequence ATGAAAACCAAGCCAACCATTTTAAAGCAGCAAATCGTTGCAGAAAGCCGTCTGTTTCGTATTGAGCAAATGGCGCTACGTTTCAGTAATGGCGTTGAAAGAGTTTATGAACGGTTGGCACCGCGTGGTACTGGCCACCAAGCCGTAATGGTGGTTCCTATCACTAAAAATAACGAAGCTATTCTGATTCAGGAGTATGCAGCGGGATCCAATCAATATGAATGGTCTTTACCCAAAGGCTTGGTAGAGCCTGGAGAGGATGTTTTAGTCGGAGCTAACCGAGAGCTACAGGAAGAAGCTGGCCTAGCTGCTCGACAATTGCAAGTGCTTACCGAGTTCAGTCTTTCGCCAAACTATATGTCTCACAAGATGAAGGTCATCTTAGCCCAAGACCTGTACCCTTCCCGATTACCAGGAGATGAGCCTGAACAACTAGACACTTGCCGTCTACCATTGGGAAACTTATATGAATGGACAACAAGAGCCGACTTTACAGAAGCACGGGCTATTGCAGCCTTATTTTATGTTAAAGAGTTTTTAACAAAATGA
- the yrfG gene encoding GMP/IMP nucleotidase: protein MLDWQQIDTVLLDMDGTLLDLHFDNHFWLEYVPIKYAEKHQLTVEEAKQRIYPKFQETMGKLQWYCLDYWNQELDLNMVALKQEIKHLISLRPGVAEFLHALHQSDKQVVMITNAHQDSLSLKLERVELAQYFDWLISSHEFGYPKEEQHFWQGLSKRISFDGGRTLFIDDSLPILRSAKKYGIKHLLAIKQPDSKKAIRDTEEFNAVDNYQDLLPVL, encoded by the coding sequence ATGTTGGATTGGCAGCAAATTGACACGGTACTTCTGGATATGGATGGTACCTTACTGGATTTACACTTTGATAATCACTTTTGGCTGGAATATGTACCAATCAAGTATGCAGAAAAACACCAGTTAACAGTGGAGGAAGCCAAGCAGCGTATCTACCCTAAATTTCAGGAAACGATGGGCAAATTGCAATGGTATTGCCTTGACTACTGGAATCAAGAGCTGGACCTGAATATGGTTGCCCTTAAGCAAGAAATAAAACACTTAATTAGCTTACGTCCTGGGGTAGCTGAGTTTTTGCATGCACTACACCAGTCGGATAAGCAGGTGGTGATGATTACTAATGCCCATCAGGATAGTTTATCGTTAAAGCTGGAACGGGTTGAGTTAGCCCAATATTTTGATTGGCTTATCAGTTCTCATGAGTTTGGTTATCCGAAAGAAGAGCAGCATTTTTGGCAGGGGCTAAGCAAGCGCATTAGTTTTGATGGTGGTCGAACCCTTTTTATTGATGACAGCTTGCCCATTCTTCGCTCTGCTAAAAAGTATGGAATTAAACACTTACTTGCAATCAAGCAACCTGATAGTAAAAAAGCAATTAGAGATACAGAAGAATTTAATGCGGTGGATAACTATCAAGATTTATTACCGGTTTTATAG
- the hslR gene encoding ribosome-associated heat shock protein Hsp15: MAKGNQETDKIRLDKWLWAARFFKTRNLAKEAIEGGKVHYNGIRTKPSKEPQIGDQLTIRQGWDERIIVIKALSDQRRGAPEAQLLYEETEESINKREAKAAERKSVYASQLSPDKRPTKKQRRDIRQFKDKMDH, encoded by the coding sequence ATGGCAAAAGGTAATCAGGAAACAGATAAAATTCGTTTAGATAAATGGCTGTGGGCAGCTCGTTTTTTTAAGACTCGTAATTTAGCTAAAGAAGCGATTGAAGGAGGTAAGGTTCATTACAATGGGATAAGAACTAAACCCAGTAAAGAGCCTCAAATTGGCGATCAGCTGACTATTCGCCAAGGTTGGGATGAGCGTATCATTGTTATTAAAGCACTTTCTGATCAGCGCCGAGGAGCTCCTGAGGCCCAGTTATTGTATGAGGAAACGGAGGAGAGCATTAATAAACGGGAAGCCAAAGCGGCAGAACGAAAATCGGTATATGCCAGTCAATTATCGCCAGACAAGCGACCAACCAAAAAACAACGGCGGGATATTCGACAGTTTAAAGATAAAATGGATCACTAA
- a CDS encoding acetyl-CoA sensor PanZ family protein, whose amino-acid sequence MPVTVEVLTNINDQDYQDIAKSYQQWLTNSHSSTVEPLPSLEQFWTQWCEQSASRLYVARFNGRVIGWALVNQSTAWKLVALCICMPNQGRGVGQRVIQVLTEQAAEAVRQLVVDQPIIYFEKSSPKT is encoded by the coding sequence GTGCCAGTAACCGTTGAAGTATTAACTAACATTAATGATCAGGATTACCAGGATATAGCTAAAAGCTACCAACAATGGCTAACCAATAGTCATAGCTCGACAGTAGAGCCTTTGCCTTCACTAGAGCAGTTTTGGACTCAATGGTGTGAGCAATCAGCTAGTCGCTTATATGTGGCTCGTTTTAATGGTCGAGTCATAGGTTGGGCATTGGTTAATCAGTCAACAGCCTGGAAGTTGGTCGCGTTATGTATTTGCATGCCAAATCAAGGCCGAGGGGTCGGGCAGCGTGTAATTCAGGTATTAACTGAACAAGCAGCTGAAGCTGTTCGTCAGTTAGTGGTTGATCAACCAATCATATATTTTGAAAAGAGTTCTCCTAAAACATAA